The Helicoverpa armigera isolate CAAS_96S chromosome 5, ASM3070526v1, whole genome shotgun sequence sequence AGTAACATAGATACTAATGGTATGTGTTCGTGTAGCAGTGGAGTTCTGGACGGGCGGGCTGAACCCGGGGCTGCTGTGGATCTGGTCGCACTCGGCGCGGCCGGTGCTGAGCAACGCCACCACGACGTTCAACATCACGGGCGACGGGCGCTGCCTGGCGTGGCGgcgcgaggcgggcgcggcgcgggcggcgctgcGCGGCGCCGACTGCGCGCTGCGCCAGCGCTACGTGTGCGAGAAGGCGGAGGACAAGGAGAAGCTCAGCAACGAGATCGAACGCGTCGCAAGGATGCTGCGGACGCCGGGGGGGAGGAAACCAAAGATATTGTGGACTGACGAGCCCTGAGACCAGCTCTTAGGGTCTAGGGCTATTTACTTACCTTGTATTTTTAgacttaatatttattgtaatatttatcatTAATAGACTGTAATAATGTTCGCGTATCTACTATGGATATCATAAGGTATTTAAAACCTCGATATGACTGCAAAGATTTCTGAACGAATTTAATGTTTGgatcgaataaaaaataaataaacgtaaacGTTTTACACTATCTTATATTATTcctataatatttacaaagttacaagaaatcacaacaaaataacttattagtaaataaatatttatttatcgactGTTAATGCGTAAAGCAAAAACCCTTGTATCtcaaacatttgaatatttcgtTATTATTTGAACCAACATTGGCTAAAGTCTTGGTTTACCACTGAACCTACTTTGGACAAAATATTGGCAGGtgattgtatacaaatgtacaacTGGCCACGGCTGAGTGATACCATTGATTACAGACAATTATGATACACCAGCGAAAAACCCGAGGTAGAACATTTCATATTAGTTGCTGCAGTGACAAGGCTGACTGTGTTGAACCACAGGCATGTCAACACCAAACGTATACAATTAACTTAACATTGTAACTGCATTGATATTGTCTCTGTTCAGAGAAGGGCACTTGGTGTCTGCGTCAGCGCATCTCACACATAGACACACCACGCGGGCTcggaaatattttctaaattgtattttatagcTCATGTAGAAGGAATACCaatttttacaaattttataGCTAGGTTTGTAGTGTTAATATCATTAGTAAGAAAACATTCCAAATGATGCGATTTCgccaattaaaattatttcaaagcaTACAAATTCATAGCTTAATGAGCTGGCAATCTTCGttgatttgattaattttaacaatcttcaaattattttggAGATCAAAGTAAAGTACAAGAACAAAAACATTTGTTCCAACTAAGAAGTAAAAATTCATGATATTTCTCGTATAGAGCTTAATTTTGTGATTGGCTTGCAGTAGCACGTGTCATCATTACAATGTGTAAAGTAGGAGCCAGACTACGACCGCTTAGCTCTACCCATTATAATGACAAAAAGCCTCTTTATAAAACCCCACAATGTATTGTAAGCTAGGAtcgatttataaaattacacaatatttacaattcGGTGGGCGACAGAACTAGTTGATTTAGACAAGAGTAGTGAATGATAACAactgatatttattattatatcacaGTTACATTAGGTTCACGAAGTACGCAATGTACAGGTTCTGTCGCAGTCTTGGATAGTCGCCGACATATGGCATCGCACTCGCACAGGTATATACACACTCAGTAAACTGTTCATTACAGACTTTGATTCAGTGTTGCCATTTTACACTCACCAAGATAAATGGGATGTCTTTGGAGTCGAATTACATGATGGCGTATTCACAcatctgtttgtttattttttgtgaagttgcatgacataattatgtagtgtatttattaaagtaggtactgtCTTACATGGCTGTGGAGGCGTAGTTGGCATTGTGTCTGTATGAACAGCTTACTGTGTGTGTAGTAGCGTGGTGAGTGTGTTGTTGTGTAGTCAGTCGGTGTGTTAGTTGAAGTGGAACTTGAACTGGAAGGGCGAGCCGTGCTGGAAGTGGTGGAAGGGGTTGTGGAAGGGTCCGCCGGGCTGGCCGCGGCCCGCCTCGGGGTCCAGCGGGTCCGAGCCCGCGTCGAACATCGCGCGCTTCTCGGGGTCTGTCAGCACCTGCACATTTAAACAACCTAATTAGACGATCTACGGCCACAACCATATTAATTGAAgcactttttttttgtgaaaaatcataaaattatcgGCGGTCcttaattttgcaactttttCAACGAATAATTAGGAAGGTAATATGGAAAaaataagtctgaaataaagaatttgaattgaattgaataaaagtaGTGTAGTACCTCCTTAGCGGCGGCGATGTCGATGAACTTCTTCTCGGCGAGTTTCTTCTCATCGCCCTGGAAGTTGTCGGGGTGCCACTTCTGCGCCGCCTTGCGGTACGCCTTGATCACCTCCTGCTTGCTCGCTGATCTGGATACACACATAAAAACATGGTTACATATCActttaatatcaatttatatttaaaaaaaactttgtattgacatattcattttatttacttgttccTTTACTCCAGGCAAGGCAACTAGGAcccatagaaaatattatattccacTAAACAAGGACTTTTTACTGCAAAGTCTCTACAAACactatccgtcttaccacaaaaacttttaaacgtcagtttaagacttgtctaaaaaaatgacaaattatgacgttgacatatggttcattttgcagccacaattttttttagacaagtgtaaaacaggtggttaagtttttgtagtaaggccatatccgtcttaccacaaaaacttttaaacgtcagtttatgccttgtctaaaaaaatgtcaaattatgacgttgacatatggttcatttttcaaccaaaattttattagacaagtgtaaaacagggtttaaagtttttgtagtaaggccatatttgttttagttgttCACAACAATAGTACAGCTACAAAttagtttattagtttttagtAATTCATAAGTCGAAATCGTAACATGTAATAACTTTGAGATCAAGTGACTCGCAATATGTAATAACTGTGAAAAACTAGTGACTTACCTCTTAACTCCTAATATTTTGTAGTAGTCCCTCTGTTCGGACTGTTTCTGCAGTTTCTGCGCTCGGCTCAGCCCGTCCTTCGCTCGCTGCAGTCCTTCCTCTAACTCTAGCGCTTCCTTGAACGACTGGATGGCTGGAGGGAGGAGAGATATAGCTTagttaaaattacttataatatgtttttgttagaTAGTAATTTAGTGGAGAAGGGTAGGTAAGTAGTTTTTTTGGGATTTGAGTGAAAGCATGGGAAACAGCAAATATTTCAAACTGTCGTAAAGCTTCTCCCATGCGAGCGCAGTGCGCGAGCGGCCTGAGTCAAGGCGTATGCCGCTGTTACAAATGACTAAAGTGTTGGCAAGGCATGCTGCGTCTACGCAACGCACACATGGCGGACAGCAGTCCTAACACGAAGCGGGAGGGATGTACTCGTAGCGATGTCTGCTCAGCTATGCGTTAAACATTTGCGTTGCGACGATGTAACGTAAATATTGCCTGTAGTGTGGTCCTGACGCGTCGCTTATTGTGGGGTTGCCTTCAATAACTTTATTCATTTGATGCGTTCTCAAGTCAGTAACGATATATAGATACACAGACAGATAACATTGTTGAACAAAAGTTCTGCGTTGACTTTCAATATATTGCGCATCAATCGTTACTTAGTGTTAACATGGTTTAACAAATATAGCGTGCACGATGCTCACCATCGTCGAACATGTCGAGCCCCAGCAGCGCGTCAGCGCGGTCGCACAGCACGCGCGCGTCGCGCTGCAGCTCCAGCGCCGACCCGCACGCCGCCAGCGCTTCTGTGTGCTGCTCGTCCTGTACAAACACAACACGATACTGACTAGATACTCCTCACTTACTTATCTAATAATTAATTCTATATGAAACATAAGGACTTCTTATAAATTCTGCCAGATATTACTAAATTTATCAGAAACTATCAGTATTTGACCTGTCAAGGGCAGTAAAACTGATCAACCATTTTTAATCAACCCTCAATATAATAGCCTGTACCCCTATTATTATGACCCCATATTCCCCCATATTCTTAATAGCCAGGAAATATTGGTAAATTCTCAAATTACTACAGttccgttcttctccataggaagctacttttggaatgggcaactagaatcaaacttagttataattttgacgtacataagtgcttgtaaaggcctacatgaaataaatgatttgatttgatttgacaaacCTTATACCCATACCTTTCAAATTTTACAAGTAATAACTAGTTCACAAAACTAACCAAACAACATAACTAACCTTAGACAAACAGCTGCAGAGCCACTTCCTGGCCTCGAACACAACTAACGTGACTTCATCCTCGATCTTCAGCACCTTATTAGCAGCAGCCACACAACCCGCGTAGTCTCTCGCCTCGCTGAGCTCCTCACACTCCAGCAGAAGCTTGTCCACCTTCTTCACCTTCTTGTAGAACGGGAAGCACTTCTTGTGCTCCGGGTCCAGTTTCAGACATTCTCGGATTTCCTGCAAAgaaatgtgaatattttttttttttaattcaaataaaagaaCACTAAAAATGGTCGCGTTAAATAAGacgttatttcaaaaatgttgccTAAATAAAGGTGACCAAGTTTTATGAACTCTAACTGAGCttagtagatattttttcaTGTGTTGGTAATACGAACCTTTAGCGCGTCGCTGACGTGCCCGAGTCTGTACAAAAGTGTGGCGAGTCGGTAGTACCCGTCCGTAGAGTCCTGTTGCAACCGATTCACGGAGCGGATGTCTGACACCGCAGAGAATAAGTCGTTCTGTAAACAATATTACATCTTTAGCATTGAGGTATACAGTTACTAGTCGCTCAAATAGCTACGAAACAAATATCGATAGACTAAATATGAAGATTCTATAATACATCAAGTTCAAGTGCCGATGATTTATATAAAATCGAAGGTCCTCTTTTTTGATATAAGGGCAGGTGGATTATAGCCTATATACGATAGTTTGGTGCGGGACGCAGACCTGCCTAGTTCAGGGTAAATTGCAAAACTTCTTGTACTGAACAGTTTAGTAAAGAAAAGTTGATGTGTTGATGATACAGACCAGCGCTATATAGCACTCAGCGCGGAGCTGTCGGAGCTGCGCGGACCAGGGCGACACGTCGAGCAGGCGCGTGGCGgcgtcggcggcggcgcggtAGTCCCCGCCGCGGTAGTACGCCTC is a genomic window containing:
- the LOC110377651 gene encoding dnaJ homolog subfamily C member 3, yielding MDYLVNINWNKVTPCLVLLVLELMLEFSECATPAEVNKHLELGRDFLARGQLSDALTHYHAAVEGDPHNYLTYFKRGTVYYALGKAKFALQDFTKVLEIKSDFTAARLHRANVYLKLAQYTDAKEDYLQVTYAEPYNEEAISQYHKIDEYIEEFRLAEAYYRGGDYRAAADAATRLLDVSPWSAQLRQLRAECYIALNDLFSAVSDIRSVNRLQQDSTDGYYRLATLLYRLGHVSDALKEIRECLKLDPEHKKCFPFYKKVKKVDKLLLECEELSEARDYAGCVAAANKVLKIEDEVTLVVFEARKWLCSCLSKDEQHTEALAACGSALELQRDARVLCDRADALLGLDMFDDAIQSFKEALELEEGLQRAKDGLSRAQKLQKQSEQRDYYKILGVKRSASKQEVIKAYRKAAQKWHPDNFQGDEKKLAEKKFIDIAAAKEVLTDPEKRAMFDAGSDPLDPEAGRGQPGGPFHNPFHHFQHGSPFQFKFHFN